A single region of the Apodemus sylvaticus chromosome 7, mApoSyl1.1, whole genome shotgun sequence genome encodes:
- the Pigbos1 gene encoding protein PIGBOS1, whose product MLGRLPLPQLLFATILGIAGGMYIYQPIFEQYSRDQKELKEKVKLLQESEEKGS is encoded by the coding sequence ATGCTCGGGAGATTGCCGCTTCCACAACTGCTTTTTGCTACCATCCTTGGAATTGCTGGAGGAATGTATATTTACCAGCCAATATTTGAACAGTATTCCAGAGATCAGAAGGAATTAAAAGAAAAGGTGAAATTGTTGCAGGAATCAGAAGAAAAGGGAAGCTAA